GCGGCGGTAGTAGGGCAGGCTGTCGCCTTTATCCGCCAGGTCGAATGCCTCCACCTTGAACCGCGCCAGCGTGTGCTTGTCGCTGCAGACGGCGGAGAATTCCCGCCTGGCCGTGCCCCGGCCGATGATATACCTGCCGCCGGGCGGAATATCGTACAGGGTCTCGTCCGCTACGAATTTATAATCTTCTTCCGGCCTTTCCGGGGTGGGGCGGAAGCCCGCGCCGTCGTATATCCGGTAAGCCGGGTCGCTTACGCTCCGGGGCGCGTGCCAGAATGGGACGTAGCTTTTGGGGTTTTCCCCTTCCCGGTGGCGGCCGCCGGACGCCAAAAGGTCGTCGAAGAGTTGCCCCAGTATCGGGACCACGGTGGGGCAGATACGGCCGGTAATCCTCTCCCCGTCGAAGATGATTTCCTCGCCGACTTTATATCTGAAATGGCAGGGGTATTTCCGCTCGTCCTTGTCGAAGCCGGTAACCGTGGCTTTCACTTTAAACAAAGCTTTTCTCCCTGTTAAGCGTCCGCCGCCAGCGCCGCCAGCCGTTTATAGCTGGCCGCCGGGTCCGGCTGTAAAAAGATGGCGCTGCCCACGTAGATAACGTTCACGCCGGTGCGGGCTATCTGCGCTATATTGCTTTCCTTGACCCCGCCGTCTATGCCCGTTTCCATCTGCGGGTAGGCCCGGCGGAACTCGACTATTTTTTCCAGCACTTCCGGGATGAACTTGGCGCCGTAAAAACCTGGGTTGACCGATAGGAACAGCACGCTGTCCAGCTCTTTTAACAGGGGCGCGAAAGCGCTGATTGGCGTTTCCGGGTTGACCGCCAGCCCCGCTTTCATGCCGAGCGTTTTTATCCGGCGGATAACGTCCTGCGGCGCGGGTGTGGCCTCGTAGTGAAAGACTATTTTCCCCGCCCCGGCCTTTTTAAAGTCCGCCAGGCATTCCTCCGGGTGCCGCACCATCAGGTGCGCTTCCCATTTGAGCTTGGTCTTTAAAGCGGCGATATCCCCGCAGGAGATGCTGTGCGACGGCACGAAATCCCCGTCCATCAGGTCGAACTGGGC
The genomic region above belongs to Dehalococcoidales bacterium and contains:
- a CDS encoding ribulose-phosphate 3-epimerase, yielding MSRNVRTVPAILTDDPATLEKLVRQTESFTDFAQFDLMDGDFVPSHSISCGDIAALKTKLKWEAHLMVRHPEECLADFKKAGAGKIVFHYEATPAPQDVIRRIKTLGMKAGLAVNPETPISAFAPLLKELDSVLFLSVNPGFYGAKFIPEVLEKIVEFRRAYPQMETGIDGGVKESNIAQIARTGVNVIYVGSAIFLQPDPAASYKRLAALAADA